From the Pseudomonas syringae KCTC 12500 genome, the window GCCTGCGCGAGGAACACGTCGACTGCGTCCTTCATCTGGCTCGCCCGGCATGGGTGCGCGGCGACGCCATCCGCCTGGAACAGGTAATGATAAACCTGCTGCGCAATGCACTGGACGCCATGCGCGAGTGCCGCTCCAGGCATCTTGAAGTGCGTATCGACGCCGTCGACAACTATTGGCGGCTCAGCGTCAGGGACAACGGAAGCGGGATCGCCGCGGAAAATCTGCCCAGCATTTTCGATCCGTTCTTCACCACCAAACCGGTAGGCGACGGCCTGGGCCTTGGCCTGGCTGTGTCGTACGCCATCATTCATGAACTGGGCGGACAACTGACGGCGCAAAACCATGCGGACGGTGCCGAGTTCTGGTTCAGCTTGCCCAACGACTTTCTGGAGGCCTGACCCGGCATGTTGAATTCGGTCATCGTGGTAGACGACGAGGCGCCCATCCGGCAAGCCGTCGAACAATGGCTGACGCTGTCGGGGTTCGAGGTGCAAGTCTTCGCCCGCGCCGAAGAGTGCCTGGCCCACCTGCCTGAGCACTTCCCCGGGGTTGTGCTGACCGATGTGCGCATGCCAGGCATGAGCGGCCTGGAGCTGCTGACCCGGTTGCAAGGCGCAGACCGCGACCTGCCGGTCATCCTCCTGACTGGCCATGGCGATGTGCCGATGGCCGTGGAGGCGATGCGCGAGGGGGCCTATGACTTTCTGGAAAAACCGTTCAGCCCGGAAACCTTGATCAGCAACCTGCGGCGCGCCCTCGAGAAACGCCAACTGGTGCTGGAAAACCGCCGCCTGCACGAGCAGGCCGATGCCAGAACCCGGCTGGACGCCACGCTGCTCGGCGTATCACCCGGCATGCAGACACTGCGCCGCCAGGTGCTGGAACTGGCGCAACTGCCGGTCAACGTGATCATTCGCGGGGAAACCGGCAGCGGCAAGGAACTGGTGGCGCGCTGCCTGCACGATTTCGGTCCGCGCGCCGCCAGACCTTTTGTTGCACTCAACTGCGCGGCCATCCCGGAACACCTGTTCGAAGCCGAGCTGTTCGGCCACGAAAGCGGCGCCTTCACCGGTGCGCAGGGCAAGCGCATCGGTCGCCTGGAGTATGCCGACGGCGGCACGGTGTTCCTCGATGAAATCGAGAGCATGCCGATGGCGCAACAGGTCAAGCTGCTGCGCGTTCTGCAGG encodes:
- a CDS encoding sigma-54-dependent transcriptional regulator produces the protein MLNSVIVVDDEAPIRQAVEQWLTLSGFEVQVFARAEECLAHLPEHFPGVVLTDVRMPGMSGLELLTRLQGADRDLPVILLTGHGDVPMAVEAMREGAYDFLEKPFSPETLISNLRRALEKRQLVLENRRLHEQADARTRLDATLLGVSPGMQTLRRQVLELAQLPVNVIIRGETGSGKELVARCLHDFGPRAARPFVALNCAAIPEHLFEAELFGHESGAFTGAQGKRIGRLEYADGGTVFLDEIESMPMAQQVKLLRVLQDKRLERLGSNQSIDVDLRIIAATKPDLLEEARAGRFREDLAYRLNVAELRLPPLRERLEDIAQLFSHFARAAAERVGREPPALDAAHLSRLLGHDWPGNVRELANAAERQALGLEHALPQSDTQSAGHSLAARQEAFEAQCLRASLARHKGDIKAVLNELQLPRRTLNEKMQRHALVRETFLE